A single Arcobacter sp. FWKO B DNA region contains:
- a CDS encoding pyruvate flavodoxin oxidoreductase subunit gamma, which translates to MLEIRWHSRAGQGAVTGAKGLGSVIAKTGKQVQAFAFYGSAKRGASMTAYNRIDDQPILNHEKYMRPDYVLIIDPGLAFTDNITANEKETTKYIITTHLSKEELIPLIPALKGREDRVFVVDCITIATETIGRPIPNTPMLGALMKVDGMFDIEYFKEAMQKELKKLPQKVKDANMIAIQRAYDEVR; encoded by the coding sequence ATGCTAGAAATTAGATGGCACAGCCGTGCTGGTCAGGGAGCTGTAACAGGAGCAAAAGGTCTTGGTTCAGTTATTGCAAAAACAGGTAAACAAGTACAAGCGTTTGCGTTTTATGGTTCAGCTAAAAGAGGCGCATCAATGACTGCTTACAATAGAATTGATGATCAGCCTATATTAAACCATGAAAAGTATATGAGACCAGATTATGTTTTAATTATAGATCCAGGTCTTGCGTTTACAGATAATATAACAGCAAATGAAAAAGAGACGACAAAGTATATTATTACTACACATTTGAGTAAAGAGGAACTTATTCCTTTAATCCCTGCATTAAAGGGTAGAGAAGATAGAGTATTCGTTGTTGATTGTATAACAATTGCTACTGAAACTATTGGAAGACCAATCCCAAATACTCCAATGCTTGGTGCTTTAATGAAAGTTGACGGTATGTTTGACATAGAGTATTTTAAAGAAGCTATGCAAAAAGAGCTTAAAAAACTGCCACAAAAAGTAAAAGATGCAAATATGATCGCTATTCAGCGTGCATATGATGAAGTAAGATAA
- a CDS encoding 4Fe-4S binding protein: MSTKSIKEMGWDELVIGAAVYSFEGTINYNVAEVLPEDRHYAETNSKMAYVGDWRVFKPVWNSELCIDCQNCWLYCPDTSIISRDKKMVGVDYDHCKGCGICVEVCPTNPKSLLMFAEQIKNEEALTQWPEKTKGE, translated from the coding sequence ATGAGTACAAAAAGTATAAAAGAAATGGGTTGGGACGAGTTAGTAATCGGTGCAGCTGTTTATTCATTTGAAGGTACTATAAACTACAATGTAGCTGAGGTTTTACCTGAAGATAGACACTATGCTGAAACAAACTCAAAAATGGCTTATGTTGGTGACTGGAGAGTTTTTAAACCAGTTTGGAATAGCGAACTTTGTATTGATTGTCAAAATTGTTGGCTTTACTGTCCAGATACATCAATAATATCAAGAGATAAAAAAATGGTTGGCGTTGATTATGATCACTGTAAAGGGTGTGGGATTTGTGTAGAGGTTTGTCCTACTAATCCAAAGTCACTTCTGATGTTTGCAGAACAAATCAAAAACGAAGAGGCCCTAACACAATGGCCAGAAAAAACTAAAGGTGAGTAA